The sequence below is a genomic window from Microbacterium sp. SORGH_AS_0888.
CGACCGGCGACCTCGGGGTCACCCCGCAGCGCACGCCGCAGCCGGTCGCCGTCTGAGCCGCCGCGGGCCCCGGCGCGCCGCTCCCACAACCGGGAGCCCGCACCGGGGCCCGTTCGCGGTTACTGGCCGATCTCCTGATAGGCCGCGAACAGCAGCGACTCGTCGGGCGCCTGCAGCACGGTCGGCCGCGCGATGTCGTCGAGCACGATGAACCGCAGCATCCCGCCGCGGGACTTCTTGTCGCGCTGCATCGTGGCGAGCAGCTGCGGCCACGCACCGGCCCGGTAGCTCAGGGGCAGGCCGAGCATCTCGAGGATGCGGCGATGCCGATCGACCGCCTCGTCCGAGAGACGCCCCGCCAGCCGGGACAGCTCGGCCGCGTACATCATCCCGATCGAGATCGCCGCACCGTGCCGCCACTGGTACCGCTCCGCGTGCTCGATGGCGTGCCCGAGCGTGTGCCCGTAGTTGAGGACCTCGCGCAGGCCCGCCTCACGGAGGTCCTCCCCGACGACCCGCGCTTTCATCTCGATCGCCAGCTCGATGCAGCGACGGAACGCGGGGCTCGCGGGGTCGACGGCCGCGACCGGGTCCGCCTCGATGAGGTCGAGGATCTCGGGATACCAGATGAACCCCGCCTTCACGACCTCCGCGAAGCCCGCGACCCGTTCGTTGGCGCTGAGCGTGTCCAGCAGATCGAGGTCGCAGATCACCGCGCGCGGCGGCCAGAACGCGCCCACGAGGTTCTTGCCCTCTGCCGTGTTGATGCCGGTCTTGCCGCCGACGGCCGCGTCGACCATCCCGAGCACCGTCGTGGGCACCTGCACGAGCGCGACGCCGCGCAGCCAGGTCGCGGCGACGAAGCCCGCGAGATCGGTCACCGCGCCGCCGCCGAACCCGACGACCGCGTCCGTCCGTGTGAAGTCCGCCTGGCCCATGACCTGCCAGCAGAAGGCGGCCACCTCGACCCGCTTGCCGGACTCCGCGTCCGGGATCTCGGCCAGCAGCACCTCCCGGGCGCTCGAGGCCTGCAGCCGCTCCCGCAGCTCGGCGGCCTTGGCGCTCAGGGTCGGCGGATGCACGACGAGCACCTTCCGTGTCGCGCTCGGCAGTGCCGCGTCGATCCGGTCGAGGACGCCGCGTCCCACCGTCACGTCATACGGCGCGTCGCCGCCCACGGAGACAACGGTCGGCTGGTCTGTCATACGTGTGCCTCTCCTGCGATGCGCTCCCGCGCCCAGTCGACGATCGCCTGCACGACCTCCGAGATCGGGCCGCGCGAGGTGTCGAACTCGACGTCGGACACCTCGTCGTAGAACGGCCGGCGCTCGGCCATGATGCGCTGCCACTGCGTGACCGGGTCCTCGCCCGCGAGGAGCGGCCGGTTCCCCCCGCCGATGCGGTGCCCGATGACGTGGGGAGCGACCGTGAGCAGCACGACCCGGTGCGCGGCCAGGTCCGCCCGCGTCTGCGGATCGATGACCGATCCGCCGCCGAGGGCGATGACACCCTCATTGCCCAGGGCACGGGCGACGGTCTCGCGCTCGATGCGCCGGAACTCCGCCTCGCCGCGCGACCGGAACAGGTCCGGGATCGGGCCGTGGTCGCGCACGACGAGCGCGTCGGTGTCGACGAAGGGCACGTCGAGCGCGCGCGCGACGCGCCGCCCGATGCTCGTCTTCCCCGCCCCCATCGGCCCGACGAGCACGAGCGTGGGCGCGGCGGGCGCCTGGGTCACAGAAGCCCCGGGTCGCTCGCCGTCGTGGAGCGCAGCGTGTCGGGGATCGCCGCGAGGTACGTCTCGAGGTTGCGGCGGGTCTCGGCGACGTTGTCGCCGCCGAACTTCTCGAGCACCGACTCCGCGAGCACGATCGCGACCATCGCCTCGGCCACGACGCCCGCAGCCGGCACGGCGCAGACGTCGGAACGCTGGTGGTGGGCCGAAGCCGTGTCGCCCGTCGCGACATCGACGGTCCGCAATGCGTGCGGGATCGTCGCGATGGGCTTCATCCCGGCGCGCACCCGCAGCACGGTCCCGGTCGACATCCCGCCCTCGGTGCCGCCCGCGCGATCGCTGCCGCGCACGATGCCGTCCTCCGACGCGAACAGCTCGTCGTGGGCCGCGGATCCCCGACGGGTCGTCGTGAGGAAGCCGTCGCCCACCTCGACGCCCTTGATCGCCTGGATGCTCATGAGCGCCTGCGCGAGCTTGCCGTCGAGTCGACGATCCCACTGCACGTGGGAACCGAGCCCCGGGGGCAGACCGTACGCGAGGACCTCGACGATCCCGCCGAGAGTGTCCCCGTCCTTCTTGGCCGCGTCCACCTCGGCGACCATGAGGGCGCTCGTGTCCGGATCGAAGCAGCGCAACGGATCCGCGTCGAGCGTGTCGACGTCGTCCGGATGCGGCAGGGCGGCGCCCTCGGGCACGCGCACCGGCCCGATCGAGAGCGTGTGGCTCACCAGTCGGATGCCGAGCTCCCCGAGGAACGCGCGGGCCAGAGTGCCGAGCGCCACGCGGGCAGCCGTCTCGCGCGCGCTCGCACGCTCGAGGATCGGGCGCGCCTCGTCGAAGCCGTACTTCTGCATTCCGACCAGGTCGGCGTGTCCCGGGCGCGGACGCGTCAGCTCGGCGCCCCTCCCCCGCGACTTCTCGGTCAGCTCGACGGGCTCCGCGCTCATGACCTCGACCCACTTGGGCCACTCCGTGTTGCCGATGCGCACCGCGATCGGGCTGCCAAGGGACAGACCGTGACGCACGCCCGCGGAGATCGTGAGCTCGTCCTCTTCGAACTTCATGCGCGAACCGCGCCCATAGCCGAGCTTGCGGCGCGCGAGATCGGCCTGGATGGCGGCTCGCGAGATGGGGACACCCGCGGGGAGCCCTTCCATGATGGCGACGAGTTCAGGGCCGTGCGATTCGCCGGCGGTGAGGACGCGGAGCATTGCTCTAGTCTCCCACGGCGGCGTCGCCGGCGAGTGCCGCACGCATCGCGGCGATCACCTCGTCCTCGTTCTCGAGCGGTCGGTCGGGAGCGCCGCCCACGAAGATGCGCACCTGGAGGACCGCCTGCTGCAGCAGCATGCCGAGCCCGTCCCAGGCTTCGCCGCCCCGGCGCTGCCATGCCGTCCCGAGCACACTCGGCCAGTGGCCGTAGACCACGTCGTAGAGCGCGCCGCCGGCATCCGCGAGCGTGGCCGCGGCGTCGTCCGACAGCGGGGCGCCGCCGGGAAGGGCGGCGACCGTGAGCGGCACCGGCGCATAGGCGTCTGCGAAGAACGGGACCGGCGTGACGGCGACCCCCAGCAGGTCGCCTCCCAGGTGCTGCAGCGGCCCGACCGCGGTGCGCCGGCGCGCGACGACCTCGACCTCCTTCGCCCCCAGCTCGGCGAGGGCGACCAGCGCAGACGTCGCGGTGGAGCCGGCGCCGATGATGCGCGCCCGCTCGACGCCCGTGAACCCGCGTTCCCGCAGGTCGCGTACGAGCCCGCCGACGTCGGTGTTGAACCCGTGCGGTCCCGCCGCGCTCAACAGGTAGGTGTTGACGGCTCCCGTGAGCCGCGCGTGCCGATCGCGCTGGAACGCACGCAGGTGCGCGACCTGCTTGAGCGGCATCGTGAGGGAGAGGCCACGGTAGCTCGGTCCCAGCCCCTCGAGCTCGCGCGCGAACTCGTGCTCGGCGACCCGGCGACGCCCGTACACCCAGTCAAGTCCGAGCACGCGGTACGCCGCGGCGTGCAGGTCGGGCGACCGGCTGTGGTCGATCGGGTCACCCCAGACGGCGAGGTGCGTCAGCATCCCGCATCCGGATGATCCGTGCACCACGCGCGCCACTGCTCGACCGCCGCCTCGTGGTCTGCGTCGTTGGATGTGAACACGGTCTCGCCCGTGTCGAGGTTGACGGTGACGAAGTAGAGCCAGTCCCCGGCGGCGGGGTGCAGCGCCGCATCGATCGCGAGATCGCCGGGGTTCGCGATCGGCGTCGCCGGCAGACCCGTGATGACGTAGGTGTTCCACTTGTTGTCATCGGCGAGTGCGGCGGCGGAGCTCGACACCGTGCCGTCGTGCATGGAGCCGTAGCCGTACTGCGCCGTCGAGTCCATCTGCAGCTTCATGCCGATGTCCAGACGGTTCTGGATCACCCGCGAGACCTTGTAGAAGTCGTCGGTGTTGCGCGCCTCGCGCTGGATGATCGACGCGATCGTGAGGATGCGTTCACGGTCCGTCGCGGCGACCTGCGCATCGTCGAGCGCCTTCACGCTGCGATCGACCATCGTGCGGATGACGTCGTGCGGGGTCGTCCCGGGATCGAAGGTGTACGTCGCCGGGAACAGCCACCCCTCCAGCGACGGCGCACTCACGCCGTAGGCCGACGGGTCCGCGGCGGCCGCCTTCAGGTCGTCGAGCGACATCTGCAGCGCGCTGCTGATCCGCTCGAGCGAGGTGGACACCGTGAGCCCCTCCTGCAGCTGGACCGTGTTCGACATGCGGTTCGCGGGATCGAGCAGTGCGGCGACCGCGGCCGCCGCCGTCATCTTGAGCTGCAGCTTGTAGACGCCGGGCTGGAAGTCGGGGTTCTGGCCCGAGGAGACCAGGTACGAGTAGACCACGCCGGAAGTCCTGGTGACGCCGGCCTGGAACAGCGCGTCGGACACGTTCGCGCCCGTGTCGCCGGACGTGATCGTGACGGTGGCCTCGCCCTCGGCGATGCCGGCCTCGTAGTCGCTCGGCTCCTGCCATCCCATGAGCGAGCGGATCTGCGGCTCGTACGTGTTCCACACCCACAGGCCGGCTCCCGCGAGCCCGCCCAGCAGCACGACGACGATCGCGAACGCGATCCAGCCTGCGGCGCGGCGGCGGCGACGGGTCGGACGCGCCGGCGGGGCGCCGATAGCCTCCGTCGTCGCACGCCCGGTGAACAGGTCCTCCAGGTCGCCCGCCTGTCCCGTGGACGGGGTCTCGGCGGTGGGCCGTGCCTCCCGCGCCTCGCGGGCGGCACGTCGGGAGGGCGGCGGGGTGTCGGACATGTCAGACGTTCTCCTCGGCCGGGGGTACGGGTGCTCCGGCCGGTCGCCCCGTCTGCTTCTCCGCGTCGAGCGCACTCTGCAGCAGGATGACGGCGGCGACTTGATCGACAATGCTACGAGAGTTCCGCTGCGAACGACCGGACTGGCGCAGAACAGCGTGGGCGGATACGGTACTCAGCCTCTCGTCGACCAGGCGCACCGGGACGGGCGCCGCGGCGGCGACGGCCCCGGCGAACGCTCGCGCATCCGTGGTGGAGGGCGTGTCGGCGCCGCTCAGCGACGTCGGGAGCCCGACGAGGATCTCGACCGCCTCGTGCTCGACAGCCAGCTCCACGACCCGCGCCACCGCGACGCCATCGCGCCGAACGGTCTCGACCGGGGTCGCGAGCAGCCCGTCGGGGTCGCATCGTGCGACCCCGACCCGGGCTTTGCCCACGTCGACGCCGAGGCGCACGCCACGGCGGAATCCGCTCACGCGGCGCCGATCAGGCGGCGGACCTCGGCGAGGGCGTCGCCCAGACGTGCCAGGGTCGGCGCCGCCGCCCTGGGCGACGTCGTCACGTCCACCGCCTCCTCCGCCGAGCACGGCGGCCGCGGCCTTGGCGAGCACGCCCGCTCGGGCTCCGTGACCGCGCGCGCCGTCGTTCGTCGCGACGACGACCGTCGGGCGACCTCCCACGATCGCGCCCAGCGCGACGACCGCCGCACGGTCGTTCATCCGGTCCCGCACCTGCAGGGTGAGGGTACGCAGGTCGTCGGCCGAGGCCGCTTCGCCGACGGATGCCGCCACCAGCGACACGTCCCCGATGCGGGTGGCGGACTCGGCCAGCGCCGGCGCCCGCTCCGCGAGCGCACGCGCCTCGAAGGCGGCGATCTTCTTCTCCGCCGCCTTCAGGTTCGCGGTCAGCTCGGCGATCCGCGCGGGCAGCTGATCGCGCGGCGCCTTCAGCGCCGTCGAGAGCTGCGAGACGATCGACCGCTCTGCGGCGAGCTCGCGGAAGGCGTCGAGTCCCACGAGGGCTTCGACACGGCGGTTCGAGGCGCCCACGGACGACTCGCCCACGAGGCTCACGAGCCCGATCTCGGCGCTCGAGGAGACATGCGTGCCACCGCACAGCTCGCGCGACCAGGGGCCGCCGATGTCGACCATGCGCACCGTGTCGCCGTACTTCTCGCCGAACAGCGCCATCGCGCCGAGCTCCTTGGCCTCCGCGAGCGAGAGCACCCGCGTCGTGACCTCGAGGTTGTCGCGCACGGCGTTGTTGGTGATCTCCTCGATCTCGCTCTTGGTCGCATCCGACAGTGCCTGGCTCCACGTGAAGTCGAAGCGGAGGTATCCGGCACGGTTCAGCGAGCCGGCCTGCGTGGCGCTGCGGCCCAGCGTGTCGCGGAGGGCCGCGTGCACCAGGTGGGTCGCGGAGTGCGCCTGACGTGCGGCGCGGCGATTGACCGCATCCACGACGGTCGTGGCGGCGGCGCCGACGGCGACCTCACCCGCCGTGACCTCGACCGTGTGGCTGATGAGGCCGGGCACGGGACGCTGGACGTCGAGGACCTCGAGCTCGTAGCCGGGACCGACGATCACGCCCTTGTCCGCGACCTGACCGCCGGACTCCGCGTACAGCGCGGTCTCGGCCAGGACGACCTCCGCGATCTGGCCCTCGCCCGCACGATCGACCGGGATGCCGTCGACCAGCAGTCCGAGCACGCTCGACTCGGTCTCGAGGTCGGTGTACCCGGTGAAGACGGTCTCGCCGGCGGCCCGCAGCTCGCGATACACCGAGTGGTCCGCGATCGCACGGCGCCGCGCCTTGGCGTCGGCCTTCGCGCGGGTCTTCTGCTCCTGCATGAGCTCGTCGAACGCCGCGCGGTCGACATCCAGCCCGGCCTCTGCGGCGACCTCGAGCGTCAGGTCGATCGGGAAGCCGTAGGTGTCGTGCAGGAGGAAGGCCTCCGAGCCGGACAGCGTGGCGCCGCCTGCGGACTTCGTCTGCGCGACCGCCGTGTCGAGGATCGTCGACCCCGACGCAAGGGTGCGCAGGAACGTGTCCTCCTCCGCGAACGCATACTGCGAGATGCGGTCCCAGTCGGTGGCGACCTCGGGGTAGGCGGACGCCATCGCGTCACGGGAGGCGGAGAACAGCTCGGGGAAGGTCGGGCCGTCCACCCCCAGCAGGCGCATGGCGCGGATGCTGCGGCGCATGAGGCGGCGGAGGATGTAGCCCCGTCCCTCGTTCGAGGGCGTCACCCCGTCCGAGAGCAGCATGAGCGACGAGCGCACGTGATCGGCGATGACGCGGTAGCGCACGTCGTCCTCGTGCTCGCGCCCGTAGGGGCGGCCGGAGAGCTCGACCGCGCGGTCGAGGACCGGACGCACCTGGTCGGTCTCGTACATGTTCTCGACGCCCTGCTTGATGAAGGCGACCCGCTCCAGCCCCATCCCGGTGTCGATGTTCTTGTGGGGCAGCTCGCCGACGATGTCGAAGTCGACCTTCGATCGCACGTTGTTGATCGCGTACTGCATGAACACGAGGTTCCAGATCTCGGTGAAGCGGTTGTCGTCCACCGCAGGACCGCCGTCGCGACCGTAGGCGGGACCGCGGTCGAAGTAGATCTCCGAGCAGGGTCCCGCGGGTCCCGGCTGGCCGGTCGACCAGTAGTTGTCCTCACGTCCCATCCGCTGGATGCGCTCCTCGGGCAGGCCCGCGATCGTGCGCCACAGGCCGGCGGCCTCGTCGTCGGTCTCGTAGACCGTGACCCAGAGGTCCTTCTCGGCGAAGCCGAGTCCGCCGTCGGCCTCGGGACGCGTGAGGAGCTCCCACGCGTACGTGATGGCGCCCTCTTTGAAGTAGTCGCCGAAGGACCAGTTGCCGAGCATCTGGAAGAAGGTGCCGTGGCGCGCGGTGTGCCCGACCTCTTCGATGTCGTTCGTGCGGATGCACTTCTGCACGTCGGCGGCGCGCGGGAAGGGCGCGGGGACCGTGCCGTTCAGATACGGCACGAACGGCACCATGCCGGCCACCGTGAACAGCAGCGTCGGGTCGTCGCTGACGAGCGAGGCGGAGGGGACGATGACGTGGTCGTTCTTCTCGAAGAAATCGAGGTAACGGCGCGCGATCTCGGCAGTCTTCATGGATGTTCCTCGGTACGGGCGCGCGAAAGCCCCCGAGGGGCGCGCGGCGGTGTCAGTCTGCGTCGCGGGCGGCGGCGGGCGCATCCGCCTCGATGAGCTCGTTCAGGCGGGCCTGCTGGTCGCGGTAGGCGTCGCCCATGCGATCGGCGAACTCGGAGATACGGGCGTCGACCTCGGCGAGCAGCTCGTGTCCACGCGGGTCCTTGTCGACGAGGTGGGCGAGCACGAACCCGGCCAGCGTGCCGAACACAAACCAGAAGAAGCTCTTCACCGCAGACATCCTCGCTCTCGTCGCTCGACGCGACATCCCCATCGTAGTCGGCATCCGCCGGCCGGTGCCGGGGACGACGGAGGGCGCCGGGAACCCCCGACGCCCTCCTTGTGTGCTGCGCTCAGCGCGCGGCGTAGTACTCGACGACCAGCTGGACGTCGCAGACCACGGGGACCTCGGCACGCTTGGGGCGGCGGACGAGACGGGCCTGCAGCGTCGACAGGTCGACCTCGAGGTAGCCCGGGACGGGGGGCAGCACCTCGGCGTGCCCGCCTGCGGCAGCCACCTGGAAGGGCTCGGTGCCCTCGCTGCGCTGCTTGACGTGGATGAGCTGACCCGGCTTCACACGGAACGACGGGCGGTCCACGATCTGGCCGTCGACCAGGATGTGGCGGTGCACGACGAACTGGCGGGCCTGAGCGGTCGTGCGGGCGAAGCCGGCACGGACGACGAGGGCGTCCAGACGCATCTCGAGCTGCTCGACCAGGTTCTCACCGGTCAGGCCGTCCTTGCGGCGGGCCTCTTCGAACTGGATGCGCAGCTGCTTCTCGCGGATGCCGTACTGCTCGCGCAGGCGCTGCTTCTCACGGAGGCGGACGGCGTAGTCGCTGTCGGCCTTCCGCTTGGTGCGGCCGTGCTCGCCGGGAGCGTAGGGGCGCTTCTCGAGGTAGCGCGCGGCCTTGGGGGTGAGCGCGACGCCGAGCGCGCGCGACAGACGGACCTTGCGGCGGTCCTGGGACTTCGTGACCACGAAGTGTTCCTTCCGATGACGCGGCCGTGACTCTCACGGCCCGCGGACGTATCTCCCCTTCCCCGGGCTTCGGGCGCACGCCGGGGCGCATCGAAGTGGCTTGACGGAAGGGGGATGCCCGAAAACTCGGTTTCGAGCCGGTTAAGTCTACCAGAATGGACCGTCGCCGCCGGCATCACCACCGGATCAGGACATCCTGCGAAGGCAGGAAGGTTGCGGCGGGACGCCGCCTGATCCGGCGAGATGGCCTGATGCGGCGCGAAGGATGCGGCTACTCCCCGTCGACGATGCGGCGGATCTTCTCGAGGCGCGCCTGCACATCGCGCTCCTGGCCGTGGTTCGTCGGCTCGTAGTAGCGGGTGCCGCGGAGGGTGTCGGGGAGATACTGCTGCGCCACGACGCCGATCTCGCTGTCGTGCGGGTACCGATAGCCCTTGCCGTGCCCGAGCCGTTTCGCCCCCGCGTAGTGCGCGTCGCGCAGGTGCTTCGGCACGCGCCCGGACTTGCCGGCACGGACGTCGGCGATCGCCTGGTTGATCGCGAGGTATGCGGCGTTCGACTTGGCCGTGGTGGCGAGGTACAGGGTCGCCTCGGCGAGCGGGATCCGCCCCTCCGGCATGCCGATGAACTGCACGGCGTCGGCGGCGGCCGTCGCGATCTGGAGCGCCTGCGGATCGGCGAGGCCGATGTCCTCCGCCGCCGAGATCACGAGTCGACGGGCGATGAACCGGGGGTCCTCGCCCGCTTCGATCATTCGCGCGAGGTAGTGGATCGCCGCATCCGGATCGGAGCCGCGGATCGACTTGATGAAGGCGCTGATGACGTCGTAGTGCTCGTCTCCCTGCCGGTCGTACCGCAGGAGCGCCCGGTCGACGGCCTGCGAGACGACATCGGCGGTCACCGGCTCTCCCTCGGGCGCCATGGATGCCGCGGCCTCCAGGGCCGTGAGCGCGCGCCGGGCGTCACCCGACGCGAGCTGGATGAGCGCGGCACGTGCTTCGGGCTCGAGCTCGACGGCACCGGCGAGCCCCCGCGCATCCGTGACGGCGCGATCGATCAGCTCGCCCAGATCGTCGTCGGACAGCGTCTCCAGCGTCAGCAGCAGCGACCGCGAGAGGAGCGGCGAGATGACCGAGAACGACGGGTTCTCCGTCGTCGCCGCGATCAGCACGACCCATCCGTTCTCCACGCCGGGCAGCAGCGCGTCCTGCTGGGCCTTCGTGAACCGGTGGATCTCGTCGAGGAAGAGGATCGTCGACTGTCCGTAGAGGTCGCGCTGGTTCAACGCCTCCTGCATGACCTCACGGACGTCCTTCACGCCCGCGGTGATCGCCGACAGCTCGATGAACCGCCGCCCGGAGGAACGGGCGATCGCCTGCGCGAGCGTGGTCTTGCCCGTGCCGGGCGGGCCCCAGAGGATGACCGACACGGCACCGGTCGTGCGACGCTCGGGGTCGGCGAGGGCGACGAGCGGCGAGCCCGGGCGCAGCAGATGGCGTTGGCCCGCCACCTCGTCGAGCGACACGGGCCTCATCCGCACCGCCAGAGGCGTGGGCGTGCCGAACAAGGCCGCCGATCCGCTCATGGTCCTCAAGGCTAGACGGATGCGGGGACATCGCGGGCCGCGCACTTTGGCGGCTCATGGTCCGGCACCGTAGGATCGTGCCGGTCTGCGAGGAGGACGTGTGGCGGCGACGGCGAGAGAGCGCGAGGAGCGTGCGGCACGGGAGCGTGCCCGCGTGTACGCCGCGCGGCAGGAACTGCACCGGCGACAGGTCGGCCGCCGACGCCGGGACGACGTGATCGCGGGCGTCGCGGGCGGCATCCTCGTGCTGGCGATCGCCGGAGTCCAGTTCGCGTACTACGAGACGGGGCCCGGCGCGCCGGCGCCGAGCGACACCTCGACGTCCACGCCCCAGCCGACCACGACCGACGCCGTGTCGCCGGATCCCGCGTCGACCGATGGGGGCATCCCGGACCCCGCGAGCACGCCCGCGGGCTGAGCGACCTCCTGCTCCTGGGTCCGACGGCGGGTCGCGTACTAGGCTGAGTGGCATTGCCCGCCGACCGACGTGAGCTGCCTGAGGTGCCTGTGACCACCGAATCCACCCCCGATTCCTCCGAGAACGCCCCCTGGGGGCGTGTCGACGACGACGGCACGGTCTCCGTCCGCGACGGCGACCAGTGGCGGGTCGTCGGTCAGTTCCCCGACGGCGACCCCGAGGAAGCCCTCGCCTACTTCCAGCGCAAGTACGCCGATCTCGCCTCCGAGGTCACGCTGCTGGAGGTCCGGCACCGTCGCGGCGGCGCGTCCGCGTCCGACCTGCGCCACACGGCGACGACCCTGCGAGCGAAGATCTCCGGCGCGTCCGCCGTCGGCGACCTCGCGGCACTCGACGCACGGCTCACCGCGATCACCGGTGAGCTGGAGCAGGCCTCCGCGACCGAGGCCGCCGCGGCCCGCGAGGCGGTCGACGCCGCGATCGCGGAGCGCACGGCCCTCGTCGAGCGCGCCGAGGCGCTCGCCTCGCGCGACCCCGGCTCGATCCAGTGGAAGCAGACCTCCGCCGAGCTCACGGCCCTGTTCGACCAGTGGCAGGCGCAGCAGCAGAACGGGCCGCGACTGCCCAAGTCGACGGCGCAGCAGCTGTGGACCCGCTTCCGCGACGCCCGCGCGACCCTCGAGCGCCACCGCCGCGCGTTCTACGCCGGTCTCGACGAGACGCACAAGCTCGCCCGCGACCAGAAGACCCGGCTCGTGGAACGGGCGGAGGCCCTCGCCTCGCAGGGCGAGGACGGCATCCCGGCCTATCGCGCGCTCCTGGACCAGTGGAAGTCCGCCGGCCGAGCCGGCAAGAAGATCGACGACGCGCTCTGGGCACGGTTCAAGGCCGCGGGCGACGCTCTGTACGGGGCCCGCGTGGAGCGCGAGAGCGCCCAGGCGGAAGAGTCGAAGGAGCGCATCGAGCGCAAGCGCGAGCTGCTCGCGTCGGCCCGCGACATCCCCGACGAGAAGGACATCGCGAAGGCTCGTCAGCGTCTCACCGCCGTGCAGCGCGAGTGGGACGAGATCGGACGTATCTTCCCGCGCGAGGCGGAGCGTTCCCTCGACGACGATCTCCGCAAGATCGAGCAGGGCGTGAAGTCCCGCGAGGACGCCGACTGGAAGCGCAACAATCCGGAGACCAAGGCCCGCGCCAACGATCTGACACGGCAGCTCACCGACGCGATCGCGAAACTCGAGGACGAGCTCGCCGAGGCGCAGGCCTCCGGCAACGCTCGCCGCATCAAGGACGCGACCGAGGCGCTCGAGGCCCGCAAGGCGTGGCTGCGCGCGATCGGCGGCTGATCCTCCGCTCCCCCGCCGGGTGATCATCGTCGGCTTTCCACAGACCACGAGGGAGGCCGGCCTCGGTGGAGCGCCATGCGCGAGACTGCCGATATGGCATCCTCGGTCCTGCACTTCGCCGGCGACCGGCTCTCCGAGCCCGAGCTCTGCGCGGCGCGGATCGACGGCCACGTCGTCGCGCTCGGCGAGGGCTACCTCGCCGCGGACGCGATCGAGTCACCCGCGCTGCGCGCCGCATCGCTGCGTCCGCTGCTCGGCGCGGACACCGCCGCGACCCATGAGAGCGCCGCGTGGATCCACGGCGCGATCGAGTCGCCGCCCGCACGCCACAGCGTGCAGCGCATCACCACGACGCGCAAGCGCTACCGCCCCGCCGATCCGCGCTGCCGCTATCGGACGATGCTGCTCCCCGACGCCGACCTCGTCCGCATCGCCGGCGCGGCCGTGTCCTCGCCCACCCGCACGCTCATCGATCTCGCACGCGAGGGATGCGACCCCTCGATCGTGCGAGACATCCTGACGTTGTTCCCCCAGGCGCTGCCGGAGGCGCTCGCCCGGCTCGAGGCGAGCGTGGTCCCCGGCAAACGTGCCGCGCTCCGGCTGCTTCGCGCCTAGGAGGACGTCACGCGATAGACGTCGTAGACGGCGTCGATCCGGCGCACCGCGTTCAGCACGCGGTCCAGGTGCACGGTGTCGCCCATCTCGAACACGTAGCGGCTGAGCGCGAGGCGGTCGTTGGTCGTCTGCACACTGGCCGAGAGGATGTTCACGTGGTGCTCGCTGAGCACACGGGTGATGTCGCTGAGCAGTCCCGACCGGTCCAGCGCCTCGACCTGGATCTGCACCAGGAACACGCTCTTGGTGGTCGGCGCCCACTCCACGTCGATCATCCGCTCGGGATCAGCCATGAGCGACTTCACGTTCGTGCAGTCCGTCCGGTGCACCGAGACGCCGCTGCCGCGGGTCACGAAGCCGATGATCTCGTCCCCCGGGACCGGCGTGCAGCACTTGGCGAGCTTGACGAGGATGTCGGGAGCACCCCGCACCAGCACGCCCGAGTCGCCGTCGCGCGGCGCCCGACCCCGCC
It includes:
- a CDS encoding DUF349 domain-containing protein; this encodes MPEVPVTTESTPDSSENAPWGRVDDDGTVSVRDGDQWRVVGQFPDGDPEEALAYFQRKYADLASEVTLLEVRHRRGGASASDLRHTATTLRAKISGASAVGDLAALDARLTAITGELEQASATEAAAAREAVDAAIAERTALVERAEALASRDPGSIQWKQTSAELTALFDQWQAQQQNGPRLPKSTAQQLWTRFRDARATLERHRRAFYAGLDETHKLARDQKTRLVERAEALASQGEDGIPAYRALLDQWKSAGRAGKKIDDALWARFKAAGDALYGARVERESAQAEESKERIERKRELLASARDIPDEKDIAKARQRLTAVQREWDEIGRIFPREAERSLDDDLRKIEQGVKSREDADWKRNNPETKARANDLTRQLTDAIAKLEDELAEAQASGNARRIKDATEALEARKAWLRAIGG
- a CDS encoding type IV toxin-antitoxin system AbiEi family antitoxin, with product MASSVLHFAGDRLSEPELCAARIDGHVVALGEGYLAADAIESPALRAASLRPLLGADTAATHESAAWIHGAIESPPARHSVQRITTTRKRYRPADPRCRYRTMLLPDADLVRIAGAAVSSPTRTLIDLAREGCDPSIVRDILTLFPQALPEALARLEASVVPGKRAALRLLRA